The following proteins come from a genomic window of Winogradskyella sp. PC-19:
- a CDS encoding zinc metallopeptidase, whose translation MFGYYILIGAIALVSWLVSNKLKQKFAFYSKRQLQNGMSGREIAEKMLADNGIYDVEVISVRGQLTDHYNPKNKTVNLSEAVYNQRNAAAAAVAAHEVGHAVQHATAYGALQMRSQLVPIVSVTSGMSQWLVIGGLILGATAGLGYWVAVAGLVFMGAATLFSFITLPVEYDASNRALAWLKTKNMVNQQEYEGAEDALKWAARTYLVAAIGALASLLYWALQVFGGRD comes from the coding sequence ATGTTTGGATATTATATATTAATAGGAGCAATAGCATTGGTGAGTTGGTTAGTTAGTAACAAGCTAAAACAAAAGTTTGCATTCTATTCTAAACGACAATTACAAAATGGAATGTCTGGTCGCGAAATTGCCGAAAAGATGTTGGCTGATAATGGTATTTATGATGTTGAGGTGATATCAGTTAGAGGACAATTAACAGATCATTATAATCCGAAAAACAAAACAGTAAACCTTAGTGAAGCTGTATATAACCAGCGTAATGCCGCCGCAGCGGCAGTTGCTGCACATGAGGTTGGTCATGCAGTACAACATGCCACAGCTTATGGTGCTTTGCAAATGCGCTCGCAATTAGTACCAATTGTTAGTGTAACTTCTGGCATGAGTCAATGGCTTGTTATCGGTGGATTAATATTAGGTGCTACAGCTGGTTTAGGATATTGGGTTGCTGTGGCTGGATTAGTATTTATGGGAGCAGCTACATTATTTAGTTTTATAACATTACCAGTAGAATACGATGCTAGTAATCGTGCTTTAGCTTGGTTAAAAACTAAAAACATGGTAAACCAACAAGAATATGAAGGTGCAGAAGATGCACTTAAATGGGCTGCAAGAACTTATTTGGTTGCTGCGATTGGTGCTTTAGCATCCTTATTATATTGGGCACTTCAAGTGTTTGGAGGTCGTGATTAA
- a CDS encoding Bax inhibitor-1 family protein, whose amino-acid sequence MENQVQGPILVGNLEDSQKATFYRKTYMHVAWAVLAFTILEYIFITMFEDTVVNLINLMFANNFSWLIVLGLFWVGSSMADKLAHHESRQTQYMGLGLYVLLEAIIFLPMIYYAAYSSTGTDMLTQAVIVTLCLFGGLTAVVFMTNKNFSFLKTGLVIASFIVVGLIVAGSLFGFNLGLWFSMAMVVFAGAAILYQTSKVKYEYTEDQYVGAALGIFAAVMLLFWYILQIFMSRD is encoded by the coding sequence ATGGAAAATCAAGTGCAAGGTCCAATTTTAGTTGGCAATTTAGAAGATAGTCAAAAGGCAACTTTCTATCGCAAAACATACATGCATGTGGCATGGGCAGTTTTAGCATTTACTATACTCGAGTATATATTTATTACAATGTTTGAAGACACTGTTGTAAATCTAATAAACCTAATGTTTGCCAATAACTTTTCATGGCTAATCGTATTAGGTCTTTTTTGGGTAGGAAGTTCAATGGCAGATAAACTAGCACATCACGAGTCTCGACAGACGCAATACATGGGCTTAGGTTTATACGTGTTATTAGAAGCGATTATCTTTTTGCCAATGATTTATTATGCAGCTTATTCATCTACTGGTACTGATATGTTAACGCAAGCAGTTATAGTTACACTTTGCCTTTTCGGAGGATTGACAGCAGTTGTATTTATGACTAACAAAAATTTTTCGTTTTTAAAAACAGGATTAGTAATCGCTAGTTTTATTGTTGTAGGATTAATTGTAGCAGGAAGCTTGTTTGGTTTTAATCTAGGCTTATGGTTCTCAATGGCTATGGTCGTTTTCGCTGGTGCAGCTATATTATACCAAACTTCTAAAGTAAAATATGAATATACAGAAGATCAATATGTCGGTGCAGCCTTAGGTATTTTTGCAGCTGTAATGTTATTGTTTTGGTATATCCTTCAGATATTTATGTCAAGAGATTAA
- a CDS encoding c-type cytochrome: protein MKRVFIILVLVFGLLSCNNSKNFSDVSQEVSYSTQKSHPGKTLLENKCYVCHSPTATHDNRLAPPMIAVKKHYINDKTTKLDFTNAMRAWIKNPNEVDAKMFGAVRRFGVMPKAEYSDEDITQIADYIYDNDIESPEWFEEHYKNRKGKANKGKRN, encoded by the coding sequence ATGAAAAGAGTTTTTATAATTTTAGTCTTAGTTTTTGGTTTGTTAAGCTGCAATAATTCCAAAAATTTCTCTGATGTATCTCAAGAAGTGAGTTACTCGACCCAAAAATCACATCCAGGAAAAACACTTTTGGAAAACAAATGTTACGTTTGTCATAGTCCAACAGCAACCCACGATAATAGATTGGCGCCACCTATGATTGCCGTAAAAAAACATTACATAAATGATAAGACTACTAAATTAGATTTTACTAATGCTATGAGAGCTTGGATAAAAAATCCTAATGAAGTTGACGCCAAAATGTTTGGTGCTGTTAGACGATTTGGAGTTATGCCAAAAGCTGAATATTCTGATGAGGATATTACTCAAATAGCAGATTATATCTACGATAATGATATAGAATCACCAGAATGGTTCGAAGAACATTACAAAAACCGAAAAGGAAAAGCAAACAAAGGAAAGCGAAACTAA